Within the Dehalococcoidia bacterium genome, the region CTACCGGCGCGTAGTCGAACCGAGGTTCCTTGCCATCATTGTAATGGGCCATGGTGTGCTTGCCCCAATTTACATCGTCTCGAGTGGGGAAATCGGTCCTGGAATGCGCTCCTCTCGACTCCTTGCGTGCCAGAGCGCCCATGATCACCGTTTCAGCCAGGTCAATGATGTTGATGGTCTCCAGGATGGCGATCAGGTTGGTGTTGTAGATTCGGCTCTTATCGATAAGTTTCACGTGGTCCATTCTGGCTTTGAGTTCTCGCACCTTCTTTAGAGCGGCTTCCATATCGGGGCCCTTTCGATAGACGGCGACGTTCTTATCAAGCGTGCGCTGCAATTCCGTGCGAATGACAAAAACGTCCTCGCTGCCGTTGCCGTGCCCAACTTTTTCGAAGATAAATTTTTCCTGCTCTATCATCTTCTTTTCAGGAGCCGGCACCAGGGACTTATGGGAAAGCGCGTATTTGGCGGCTCTCTCCCCGGCGAGTTTGCCCCAGACCAGGCACTCTGCTGTGGAATTGGAGCCCAGCCGATTGGCGCCGTGCAAAGAGACGCAGGCCGCTTCACCGGCTGCCCAGACTCCCGGAATAGGAGTTGCCCCCCAGATATCGGTGTGGATCCCGCCCATGCAATAGTGGGCTGCCGGGCGGATCGGGATGGGCTGCTCGATGGGATCGATGAAAGCAAACTTGATACATACTTCCCGGATCAGAGGCAGCCGCTCGTTGATCTTATCTGCGCCCAGATGGGTCAGATCGAGGTGCACGAAGTCGAGACCATCTTCCGGTCGGTAGAACCCTCTGCCTTCGAGGATCTCGGTAGTCTCGGAGCGGGAGACGATATCGCGCGGCGCCTTTTCCATCTTGGAAGGCGCGTATTTGTCCA harbors:
- a CDS encoding succinate dehydrogenase/fumarate reductase flavoprotein subunit → MERTHDLIILGSGLAGLRAAVEAARVGNDSLDIAIVSRVQIMRSHSVCAEGGTAAVMHPEEGDSQELHAWDTIKGSDFLADQNVAKLFVEEIPKEVLQLDHWGIPWSRRPDGSVNQRPFGGHSFDRATFAEDKTGFFEMHTLYDTLQKYSRVTRYDECYATAILVDKDGFQGVAVWDLSTGEFVVVRGKALIIATGGGCRMYGFTTYSLTATGDGMAMAYRAGIPLKDMEFIQFHPTGLIPSGILITEAARGEGGYLKNNKGERFMDKYAPSKMEKAPRDIVSRSETTEILEGRGFYRPEDGLDFVHLDLTHLGADKINERLPLIREVCIKFAFIDPIEQPIPIRPAAHYCMGGIHTDIWGATPIPGVWAAGEAACVSLHGANRLGSNSTAECLVWGKLAGERAAKYALSHKSLVPAPEKKMIEQEKFIFEKVGHGNGSEDVFVIRTELQRTLDKNVAVYRKGPDMEAALKKVRELKARMDHVKLIDKSRIYNTNLIAILETINIIDLAETVIMGALARKESRGAHSRTDFPTRDDVNWGKHTMAHYNDGKEPRFDYAPVDMSMWLPVERKY